One Mycolicibacterium rufum genomic window, GCATGGCCGCGATCCGCGCCCGCCTCGAGGCCTGAAACCCTCTCGCCACAAGCCGCGGCGGCAGGCAGAATGGACACCGGGCGTGGACGCGTATCCGAAGACGGGGGCGACGCGATGAACGCATCGACGAGAGCGTGGCGACCGACCGCGGCAGCGCAGGAATTCACGCAGCGGATACCGCCCACCGTCAATGATGTCGTGACGTCGCCGGGCCGCCTCTTGGACCCTGTCGTCCGCGAGAACATGGAGTCCCGATTCGGCTACGACTTCAGCTCGGTCAAGATCCACACCGATCCCACCGCGCGGGAATCCGCTAACGCGGCGCGTGCCCTCGCCTACACGGTCAACAGCGACATCGTGCTCGGGCCGCGCGCCCCGCGCGAGGACAGCCCGGCCGGACAGAGACTCCTCGCGCACGAACTGGCCCACATCGTCCAGCGACACGAGACCGGAACGGTCGGTGTCCCCCAACCCAGCCAGGCCGACAACGACGCCGACCGCATCGCGACCGAATTCGCCGACACAGAGCTTCCGCTCCGCGTGATGCGTACGCCACCGGCAGTACTGGCCCGTCAGGCGATACCCGGCTCCCAGCCCACCGCCCCGAAGGTGGAGGTCACCGCCGAATCGGGTCGCACAGTAGTCCTCGTCAACGGCGTACCGATCGCCGAAACCAAGACAGCCGTCAAAGACGTTGTCGTGTATTCGAAGTGGACCCCCGACGGGCTCGGGGTGCGCGTGCTGGTTCCCGACGGGCAGGATGTCTTCCTCATCAGGAGCGCACAGGCGACGGCCGCCCTGCAGGCCGCGGCGACACAGTATCGGGTCGACGTCGGCAACATCGTGACCGCGCAGGCGCCGAAAGGGGAATTGGACACGCCGGGTCCCGGCCAGAGCCTCCGCATCACCGACTCGATGACGGGCGAGCGCCCGAAACCGCCCGCGCGCAAGCCGACCCTGCCACCGAAGACCCCTCCACCGCCGCCCAAGCCACCCGAGACCGCCTCGCCGGCGCCGGTGCCGAGTCCGACCCCTAGCGGGCCGCCGATCCAACTCTTTCGTCCGTCGACACCCAGCCTCGATCTCCCGCCCGAGGCCAGGTACGGCAAGCGGCCGGCGGAATACGACGCCGCCGAGCAACGCATCAGGGGAATCGTCCGCGACGCGATGGCCGGAAAGCCGTCGATTCCGCCGCCCATCGCCGGCGTCGACAAGGTGTCGCTGCTCGACTTGGCCAAGAGGGTGGTCGCCGACGCGGTCAAACCGTTGATCGGGGGCCTGCCGAAGGACATGCAGAAGCTGGTCCTGGACAAGCTGGACGGCGCGGTGGAGAGCGGCGTGAAGGGGGCGCTCGAATCTGCTTTGGATGCAACCAAACTCGATGCCGTCACTAAAGGCGCCATCCTGCGGGCCGCCGACGCCGGCATGCGGGTGAAGTAACGGATCAGCGCGGTCGCTAACGGGTGGCCGGTGGCCAACGCGAGGGGTCGAGGTAGATCTGATTGTCGTAGATGAATGCAGGCGGTGATTCACCGTGTCCGCCGCTCATCTGCCACGCCTGATCGTGGGCCGCACGATCCGCGGTGTAGTTGACGTTGCTGCCACGCCCTTTGCGCGCCGGATCCGTCACTCGCGGGGCGTTGCGCACACGCTCGACGACGTCCGCGCTGACAGCCTGTGGTGGCGCAGGGCGACCGGTCGGGGCCTGGGCTTTCTGTGATTCGGCCGCGGCGGCGCCGGTCTGGGCCTGCGGCGAAACGACGGGCGCCGGCGGTGGCTGTTCGGCCGGCGGCGCGGGGGGTGTTTTCGCCATCGGATCGGCTGCCGGCGGCTGTTTGACCGGCGGCGCCGGGGGTGTTTTCGCCATCGGATCAGGGGTCGCCTTGCCGGTGTCGGCATGGCCGACACCGCCGGCGGTCGCCGTGCTGACTGACGGGGTCACAGTGGGCGACGTCGCCGGTGGCGTAGGCGCTGTCGGTTGCCCGCCCGGCCGCACGGGCGGGATCCCCGCGCCACCGCTCGGCGTGCCGAGCAGCGGGTGGTCGGTGCTCACGTGCACGGTGCCGTCGATGTCACGGTAGGCGGGCGGCGCGGCGCCGGCGCCACCCCGCGCGTTCCAGTCGGCCTGATGTGCCGACGGCTGCTGAGGTGTAACCGTCGATGGGGCGCTCACGTTGGCCTTCACCACCTCGACGTCGGTGAGCGGTGTCGGCGCACCCGGGCGGCGTACTTGCATGGGGGGAGGCGGTGGTGACGCCTTGATGGTGGTCGACGGAGTGGTTCCTTTCCCCGCCGGGGTTGTCGTCGCTTCGGCCGAGGCGGCCTCTGCCGACGCGGTTCGGGAGGCGGCGACGTCAACGTGCGCCTCGGGGGCTCTCGCGCCCGCGAGCCCGGTCAGGCCACCGATCATCTGGCTCGCCATTTCCTCTTGCTGCAGGAGGAACGGATCGAGCTTCTTGCGCAACTCGAAGACGTCGTAATAGACGTACTGGGCCGGCGTGGGTGACCACGAACCGCTGCTGTAGCGGTTGCCCCGCAGGTGCCTCTCCAGGTCCAACAGCTCGGACGGGCCGTGACTGTACTCGTCTGCGAACCAACGCCTGCAGGGATCCATCGACGGGTGAAACCCGGCCTGAGACTTGAGGATGAAGCCCATCGCGCCGCCCGGCATCTGCCCACAGATCTTCTTGCGCCGCTCGTCCTCCTGTTCCAGCCACTGTCGGTACCTGGCGATGATCGGGTCGCGGATCCGGTCCGAGATCGCACGCGGATCGACATTTGCGCGACCGGCAGAGGTGAGCACATTGGTGAGTAGTTCGACCGCGAACTCGCGATACTCGTGCGGCCAGCTGTCCGCCGCCATCATCTGCTGCAGCTTGTCGATTTCTGCCTGCTGTTCAGCGGCCCGCTGTTGTCTGTCGCGCTCGGCTTGTTCCCGGATCGGCGCGTAGATGTCGTCGTCGGATATCTGCCCGGGGTACACGGGCGGGTCGGGCATCACCTCGATGCGCGGCACCTTCGGGACGCGCCGCGAGTACACCTGCGGCATCTCGATCGGGACGTACTGCGCCAACACCGGCTTCACCTCGAGCAGATACGCTTCTTTGGCGTCGTCTTCGAAATAGGCGAGCTCGTCGTTCATCTTTGCGCGCGCGTCGGTGGACAGCAGCCCGTGCCGCCGGATGCGGGTCGCCATGACCTGTCCGCGGTAGCGAGCAGCCTTGACGTCTTTCTTCCACCGCTGGTCGGTGGCCGGCTTACGCTGAACCCGCGGAGCACCCGCCGGCGGACTCACCGAGACCGTGTCGCCACGGACAGCGCTGCGGGCGGCAACGTCGGCGCGGGCTTCCGCGTCCCCTCCCGCCTTCTCGACGGAGGTCGGGGCTTGGCCATAAGTGCCGCGTTGCTGAATCGTGTGCACGAGCTCGTGGGCGACGAGTGCGCGGCCCTCGCTGGTATGGGGTGCGTAGGCGTCGCCCGCGAAGACGATGTCACGGCCTACGGTGTAGGCCTGTGCACCAAGGGCATTCGCCGACGCCGCCGCCCGATCGTCGGTATGCACACGCACATGGCTGAAATCCTGCCGGAAGCGCGGCTCCAGGATTGCTCGCGTTGACGTGTCCAGCGGGGCGCCCTCGTAGCGACGGACGTCGGCAACATGCGCCGGGACGTGCCCGGTACGCTGCGGCCTGCTCGCCGTGGCCGTGAACATGGCGTCCACTGGCATGGAAAAATGTTAGCGCTGGTCGCAGGCTGGGGCAATGAACGGAAGTGATCGACATTCGGTCTCGTCGATAATCAGCAGATCCTCAGGCACTGCGCGTGTTGAATTGGAATTGCGCGGGCCAGTCTGCGCAGATATATAGCTGACCCTTCAATGCGGCCTGTCAGTCGATTCGACTTTGATTAGTGGCCATTGAAAATGCAGAGTCGTCTTTGTGGCAGTTAGGGCGTTTACCGGTCGCACGGCCGGGCGACGACAGTCCAGCAGTGGCCATGGCAGAGTCGGCCAGATGCCGGCTCCGATTGTTTGAATCAGGTCGATGAAGACCCACGAGGGATAGCTGTTGTCACTCGACGCCTCGCGTAGTTTGTAGTCCTCGACGATGTCAGCATATTGTTCGGTATTGAAGTGGGCGAGACACTTTCGCTTTCTCCATGGCATCGATGAGGCCTGCGCGCCACCGTGGTCATCGTCAGACTCGCGGTGACCACTCGCTGCACACCGTGTTGATATCGGTCGCAATGTGCCCGCTCATGGATGAGCAGTGATCCCCTATATCGGATCCTTGTCACCGGATTCCTCGTAGATAGCGTCCGGCAGTGTTCGGACGTATCCGCCCAAGATCATGGCCCAGTTCGTCGGCGGACAATCACCCGGCGCATCTGCTCCCACCGCCGTCAAGGTTTGTTCAACCATGCATTGGCAATTTCCATGAGCCTTTCCATGTCGGCACCGTTTGGCTGCCCATCTGGCCCGGGACCGAAGTCCTTCCATATTTGCCTGCCTCGATTGGGCGCATGGCAGTTTGGGCACACGGCGCCAATCTGTTCGCGCTCAGGTGGAAACGATCTCGGACCAGGAGGCAGTTGCTTGGACGTGGGTGCCTTGATGGAAGGGGCCATCGGGTACGGGGCCGGTTTCCGCGGTGGTAGGTTCCTCACCGCGTTGCGAAGTGCACCGAGCGCTTGAGCTAGTACGGACGGACAGGTTGGCAGCTTCCTCAATGCTTCCATTTCGTCAGCGGTCATCGTCTGAGGGACGAGTTCTTTCATGCTCCGCCCGTGGCAGGCTGGGCACACAACATCCCGATCGAAGCTCGGCGAAGGCCGCTTGGGCCTAAGTGTATTGATGGGTGGCACGTGGTCGATGGGGGCGTCGGCTAGCTGCGCAGCGATCAAAACGGTCTCGGTGTCACTAGCGGATTCAGGGAATGCACTCATGAAGCCGCGAACGAATTCTGCGTCAATACAGCCATCCGATCCCATTCTGCCAATGAGAACATTAAAGATGCCGATCTCGTTGGGCTTCTTCCGCCCTAATACCAAGTAAGCCCTGTCGAGGTCGGTGGCCGTGGCCTCATCGTAGATGGCCTCGCCAGCCTTGCTCCCGGCATAGCCCCCCACTCCCCCCGCGCCGATCGCGCAGATCAGCAGGCTCCATCCTGCTGACTCGATGCCGAGAAGTGCGTTGCATGCAAGATAGGTACCGAGCGCTCCGCCAGCTAGTCCGCCGGCAGCGCCAGCAAGTACGCGCGGTCGATCCTTCGGCGCTGCGGTAAACAGCTGATAGCCCGTGATGACGACGAATGCTGCTGTGCCGCCGATTTTGAGCCCCTTGAACAATAACGCCGTCCGACGACTGATGGTCGCGGTTGCACCGGTGGCCGCGCCCTCGGCGGCAGCTGCCGATTGTCCACCTAGGCCTAGGGTTTTCTCCGCCAGAGCTTCAGCCAAGGCGTTAGGCTGACCTGACAGTGATTCGGCAGCGGCTACGCTGCCGTCGGCGTTTTGCGTGATTCTGATGACGAGACGTTCAGGAACCTTCGCACCTTGGGGCGCAGTCTTATTGATTTCCTCGATGCTCTTGCCGAAGTTGTATTCCAGCTCAGATACAGTCGTCCCATCGGCGTTGCGGACCGACTTGGTCACCTCAATGCTGGTTTCGACCTCCACTGAAGCGGCCTGTTCTCCGACGGACGACGCCGTCGTTACGCCGGCGGCACCCGACGCACCTGTTGTCTCGCTTCCCTTCAGCACGATAAGAGCACTGCTTTCGAGATTTTTCACTTCGATGGTGAGCTCGGGGTACTTCAGACTGAGCTTCTTGAGCACACCTGCTGCGGTATGGGCTTTCAGCGCTCCGGCTGCGCAGGTGGGGCAAGGCGCCTGCTCGATGAGCATCCACACCCTGCGGCCCTTGAGCTGTTCTCGCGGGATCTTTGCAAGTGCCTCCTCAAGTTGATCGGCGATGTTCTGTTCTGCGTGACCGTGGGTGTGCGGAAGTTGGGTGACATCGGTGGCCGGGGAAAAGCTCGATTGGGGGTTAGGACCCGGACCGCCAGCAAGGCTCGATCTGCCGATGAAAGGACGATTTTCAAGTCCCGGGATGTCCGTCCGCGCGACGCCCGAGGTACCGCCACTTAGTCTGATGTCCGGTTCGACCGCACTGGGTGCTCGCCTAGGGATTCCGGTGGCCTGCCGAGTCGCCTTGATGTCTGCGGCCAGCGTGTCCTGCATTCCTGGCTTTGAGAACGCCCCCTGCCCCGCTGCCTCCTTCGGGGAGATTACGCGGCTTTCGTAGGACCATTGGGCGATTGGGTCCTTCCGCGCGTATTGCGCCACAACACCTGGCGGCATCGCGTCGTACTGTGCCTTCAACGCCCACACAGCGTCCTGATCTCCCTTGGTGACCAGCGCGCGTAGCTCTTCGATGCCCAGGCCGGAGTACTTGTCGGGTGATCGACGTATGACAAACTGCCGCGCTCCGCCTTGCTGCACGACATGAGTCAATTCGTGGGCGATCAGGCGACGACCCTCGTGCGTGGCGGGTGCGAACTGGCCACGCCCGAAGACAATGTGCCCTCCGACGGTGTAGGCGCGCGCGCCAACGGCGACCGCGGACTCAGCGGCAGCATTGTCAGTACTGACTCGTACATGGCTGAGGTCGCATCCGAATCGAGGCTCGAAGAAAGCACGGGTCGCGGCATCAAGGCGCCGGCCCGGCCGGCGAAGCACGTCGTGAACGAGTGTCGGCGCGGCGCCACCGCCGATGGCCGGTCCTGCTTGCTTGGGACGCAGCACGTCTTTTTCGCAGCCACACTTGCGACTTACCTGCGGCGGCGCAGGGGTCGGCATCCGCATCACGCGGTCGGCTGTGCGATCGGCTTCTGCCTCAAGAGGATCGTTGACGTGGCCGACCACGAGTTTGGGCTGAATGATGAAAGGACCGGACCGTGGCGCTGAGAATGCCGATGCGCCACGTGGCGAAGCCAGCGGTATGCCACTGAAGTCTGGACCACTCCGCCGCTCGGCCTGAGGCCGGACTGACATTCCGGATGTCTGTTCGACGATGTCCGACATCCACTCGGCTTCGACCGTCCGAGCCGAGCAACGCTGCAGCAACCCATCTTGACTGCTGCATGCGTCGCACTTGTCCTCGGCCGCGGTGTGATCGTTGCACTGGCATGCGCGCTGCAGGACCGTGCCTCCGGGAGCGGGCGGGGTCTTGGCCGCGGCGTGGCGTTGAAGTCTCACGTCAGTGGTTTGAATTTCTTCGGCTTGTCGGCGATGGAGTTGGCTTTCACCGTGCCGAGTAGCGCGTAGTGGTACTCGATTCCTTCTGGCGGTTCGAATGACGGCCCGGCCGGGCCTTGTGGCCACTCCGCATCGCCGGTCACCGTGCGGGCCGGGATCATCCAATAGTTGCCACCCCGGTAGGCGCCTGCGGGGTCAGCGTCCGTGGGGAGCCGGAACTGGACTTCGACCCCGTCTTCGAGCGCGATCCACATGCCCTCCATCAGGGGAAGTGCACCGTCGGCGGCGACGTTGACGCGGTTGGAGTCGTACAGGGTGGGTGACACGTGGTCCCACCGTCGCACCAGCGGATGGAGCTGCGGTCGCGAACCGGTGTCGTCGGTTACCTCTTCGGTCAAGGTGATCGAGCGGTCCTCGTAGTCGATCGCCGCGATCTGATGCAGCGGCGACCACCAACGTGTCTCGGTGAGCGGGTGGTCGTCGGCGATCCGGCTGGCAGCGGCGTCATCGGTGATCTCGACCCAGTCGCCGATCTCGAGTCCGAGCTTGTTGTCGCGGCCGAGCGAGGACAGCACCACCGTGGCGCCCTTGACGGACCGGATCGGCAGCACCACCGAGCCGTTCTCCCGCGACCAGGTGAACGTGGCACCGCGCAAGCCATGGCCGTCGGGTTCGGCGTCGGGGTTCCACGCCGGTCCCCCACTGTGCACCTCGACGCGGTACAACTGGTTCTCCGGTCCGCGGAACTTCGCCTCGGGCGGCAGATGGCAGGGGTCCTTGTCGTAATCCAGCGGGCGCCGCGCCCTCGCGGCGAGAAGTCCTGCCGCCGGGTTGAATTCGGCGACCGCGGCATCGAACTGTTTGGCGCCGTCGGATCCGTCACCGTCGAGCGGCAGCAGTCCCACCTGCCAGACGACCTTCGACCGCGCAGCGGTGTCTGGGCCCGGGTCGCCCAGGGCGATCTCACGGATCGCGGGGTCCTGCCATGCGGTGATCAGCCGTTCCCACACCCGCAGGTACACGGCGAACGGAACGGTGTCGGGGACCGCGTCGTCGGGGTTGTCCGGGTCGAGGTAGCCGTCGGGCTGCGTCGTGTACG contains:
- a CDS encoding eCIS core domain-containing protein, which gives rise to MTSPGRLLDPVVRENMESRFGYDFSSVKIHTDPTARESANAARALAYTVNSDIVLGPRAPREDSPAGQRLLAHELAHIVQRHETGTVGVPQPSQADNDADRIATEFADTELPLRVMRTPPAVLARQAIPGSQPTAPKVEVTAESGRTVVLVNGVPIAETKTAVKDVVVYSKWTPDGLGVRVLVPDGQDVFLIRSAQATAALQAAATQYRVDVGNIVTAQAPKGELDTPGPGQSLRITDSMTGERPKPPARKPTLPPKTPPPPPKPPETASPAPVPSPTPSGPPIQLFRPSTPSLDLPPEARYGKRPAEYDAAEQRIRGIVRDAMAGKPSIPPPIAGVDKVSLLDLAKRVVADAVKPLIGGLPKDMQKLVLDKLDGAVESGVKGALESALDATKLDAVTKGAILRAADAGMRVK
- a CDS encoding eCIS core domain-containing protein, whose product is MPVDAMFTATASRPQRTGHVPAHVADVRRYEGAPLDTSTRAILEPRFRQDFSHVRVHTDDRAAASANALGAQAYTVGRDIVFAGDAYAPHTSEGRALVAHELVHTIQQRGTYGQAPTSVEKAGGDAEARADVAARSAVRGDTVSVSPPAGAPRVQRKPATDQRWKKDVKAARYRGQVMATRIRRHGLLSTDARAKMNDELAYFEDDAKEAYLLEVKPVLAQYVPIEMPQVYSRRVPKVPRIEVMPDPPVYPGQISDDDIYAPIREQAERDRQQRAAEQQAEIDKLQQMMAADSWPHEYREFAVELLTNVLTSAGRANVDPRAISDRIRDPIIARYRQWLEQEDERRKKICGQMPGGAMGFILKSQAGFHPSMDPCRRWFADEYSHGPSELLDLERHLRGNRYSSGSWSPTPAQYVYYDVFELRKKLDPFLLQQEEMASQMIGGLTGLAGARAPEAHVDVAASRTASAEAASAEATTTPAGKGTTPSTTIKASPPPPPMQVRRPGAPTPLTDVEVVKANVSAPSTVTPQQPSAHQADWNARGGAGAAPPAYRDIDGTVHVSTDHPLLGTPSGGAGIPPVRPGGQPTAPTPPATSPTVTPSVSTATAGGVGHADTGKATPDPMAKTPPAPPVKQPPAADPMAKTPPAPPAEQPPPAPVVSPQAQTGAAAAESQKAQAPTGRPAPPQAVSADVVERVRNAPRVTDPARKGRGSNVNYTADRAAHDQAWQMSGGHGESPPAFIYDNQIYLDPSRWPPATR
- a CDS encoding eCIS core domain-containing protein codes for the protein MSDIVEQTSGMSVRPQAERRSGPDFSGIPLASPRGASAFSAPRSGPFIIQPKLVVGHVNDPLEAEADRTADRVMRMPTPAPPQVSRKCGCEKDVLRPKQAGPAIGGGAAPTLVHDVLRRPGRRLDAATRAFFEPRFGCDLSHVRVSTDNAAAESAVAVGARAYTVGGHIVFGRGQFAPATHEGRRLIAHELTHVVQQGGARQFVIRRSPDKYSGLGIEELRALVTKGDQDAVWALKAQYDAMPPGVVAQYARKDPIAQWSYESRVISPKEAAGQGAFSKPGMQDTLAADIKATRQATGIPRRAPSAVEPDIRLSGGTSGVARTDIPGLENRPFIGRSSLAGGPGPNPQSSFSPATDVTQLPHTHGHAEQNIADQLEEALAKIPREQLKGRRVWMLIEQAPCPTCAAGALKAHTAAGVLKKLSLKYPELTIEVKNLESSALIVLKGSETTGASGAAGVTTASSVGEQAASVEVETSIEVTKSVRNADGTTVSELEYNFGKSIEEINKTAPQGAKVPERLVIRITQNADGSVAAAESLSGQPNALAEALAEKTLGLGGQSAAAAEGAATGATATISRRTALLFKGLKIGGTAAFVVITGYQLFTAAPKDRPRVLAGAAGGLAGGALGTYLACNALLGIESAGWSLLICAIGAGGVGGYAGSKAGEAIYDEATATDLDRAYLVLGRKKPNEIGIFNVLIGRMGSDGCIDAEFVRGFMSAFPESASDTETVLIAAQLADAPIDHVPPINTLRPKRPSPSFDRDVVCPACHGRSMKELVPQTMTADEMEALRKLPTCPSVLAQALGALRNAVRNLPPRKPAPYPMAPSIKAPTSKQLPPGPRSFPPEREQIGAVCPNCHAPNRGRQIWKDFGPGPDGQPNGADMERLMEIANAWLNKP
- a CDS encoding DUF6519 domain-containing protein, which produces MHADITRDTFDRARHFTSVRYQQGRLPLDADLNEASAILRYQLRTMMADFLGHIAVPDGAAGFQIATVKPGPTITDVTISPGRAYVDGILIENENEVTYTTQPDGYLDPDNPDDAVPDTVPFAVYLRVWERLITAWQDPAIREIALGDPGPDTAARSKVVWQVGLLPLDGDGSDGAKQFDAAVAEFNPAAGLLAARARRPLDYDKDPCHLPPEAKFRGPENQLYRVEVHSGGPAWNPDAEPDGHGLRGATFTWSRENGSVVLPIRSVKGATVVLSSLGRDNKLGLEIGDWVEITDDAAASRIADDHPLTETRWWSPLHQIAAIDYEDRSITLTEEVTDDTGSRPQLHPLVRRWDHVSPTLYDSNRVNVAADGALPLMEGMWIALEDGVEVQFRLPTDADPAGAYRGGNYWMIPARTVTGDAEWPQGPAGPSFEPPEGIEYHYALLGTVKANSIADKPKKFKPLT